In Arcobacter sp. F155, the following proteins share a genomic window:
- a CDS encoding murein L,D-transpeptidase family protein: MKKLLLLLFFMVTYLLADLVDVYRNQGLDAVRAELEKELTKKQYWENYLSNKNVEYGYYESKEFLIVAEKQKKEIKVFKVEKDNYNLLLKEDIIVGEKEGDKQVEGDLKTPEGAYMLTKKLTKLDQFYGPLALVTSYPNTFDKALNKNGHGIWIHGMPLNEEREKFTQGCIALDNEQLQAIDKSIAHEKSILLISDEHLPKTSKEEISTILAAIYKWREAWKKSDIEEYLNFYSESFKNDRGMSLEEFAKYKKRIFAKKEEKKIVFTNINIAPYPNSLNKNMYKVLMDEDYKTKYYTFVGKKELYIELKDNKVQILAEG, encoded by the coding sequence ATGAAAAAACTACTACTTCTTTTATTCTTTATGGTTACTTATTTATTGGCTGATCTAGTAGATGTATATCGAAACCAAGGCTTAGATGCAGTACGAGCTGAGCTAGAAAAAGAACTTACAAAAAAGCAATACTGGGAAAATTATCTAAGTAACAAGAACGTTGAGTATGGTTACTATGAATCAAAAGAGTTTTTAATAGTTGCAGAGAAGCAAAAAAAAGAGATAAAAGTATTTAAAGTAGAAAAAGATAATTATAATCTACTTTTAAAAGAAGATATTATTGTTGGTGAAAAAGAGGGTGATAAGCAAGTTGAAGGTGATTTAAAAACACCAGAGGGTGCTTATATGTTAACAAAAAAACTTACTAAATTAGATCAATTTTATGGACCACTTGCTTTAGTAACTTCTTATCCAAATACTTTTGATAAAGCATTAAATAAAAATGGTCATGGAATATGGATTCATGGAATGCCTTTAAATGAAGAAAGAGAAAAGTTTACTCAAGGGTGTATTGCTTTAGACAATGAACAATTACAAGCAATAGATAAAAGTATTGCCCATGAAAAATCTATTTTACTTATAAGTGATGAGCATCTTCCAAAAACTTCAAAAGAAGAGATAAGTACAATTTTAGCTGCTATTTATAAGTGGAGAGAAGCTTGGAAAAAATCTGATATTGAAGAGTATTTAAACTTCTACTCTGAATCTTTTAAAAATGATAGAGGAATGAGTTTAGAAGAGTTTGCAAAATACAAAAAAAGAATCTTTGCTAAAAAAGAAGAGAAAAAAATTGTATTTACAAATATAAATATCGCTCCTTATCCAAACTCACTAAATAAAAATATGTATAAAGTTCTTATGGATGAAGATTACAAAACAAAATATTATACTTTTGTAGGAAAAAAAGAACTATATATTGAGCTTAAAGACAATAAAGTACAAATCTTAGCAGAGGGTTAA
- a CDS encoding peptidoglycan DD-metalloendopeptidase family protein has protein sequence MKKIILLVFVFLSTFALAKEVKELAWPKGETFLTFLEQYGISQSLYFDLPKEDKELCSEINAGIPYHLLLDNDNSLKQVLIPVSEDIQLHIAKQLDGTYKFQTLPISYQEIEETLVLEISHSPYLDIMKRTNNKNLANELIRAFKSSVNFRGMQKGDFVVIKYKQKIRLGKYFGQPEIVAAMVEVAGDNNFIFRHERDGQYYDLNGKSLTNFTFKTPVRYSRISSRFQKRRFHPVLKRYRAHLGVDYAAPRGRKIYAAADGRITFRGRKGGYGNTIIIQHKNGLKTLYAHQYKFKGGLRRGSKVRKGQHIGYVGSTGLSSGPHLHLGLYRNGRAIDPLKIIKVTKSKLKGKEKRVFKEYAKTMSNRLKNHTKDLNVLIPTKLEDSLSSSPITIRNI, from the coding sequence GTGAAGAAAATCATTTTATTAGTTTTTGTATTTTTAAGTACTTTTGCACTAGCAAAAGAGGTGAAAGAGTTAGCTTGGCCAAAGGGCGAAACATTTTTAACATTTTTAGAACAGTATGGAATTTCCCAATCATTATATTTTGATTTACCAAAAGAAGATAAAGAGTTATGTTCTGAAATAAATGCAGGAATACCTTATCACTTATTACTTGATAACGATAACTCATTAAAACAAGTATTAATTCCAGTATCAGAAGATATTCAACTTCACATTGCAAAACAACTAGATGGAACGTACAAGTTTCAAACACTTCCTATTTCATATCAAGAGATAGAAGAGACTTTAGTTTTAGAAATTTCTCACTCTCCATATCTTGATATTATGAAAAGAACAAATAATAAAAATCTTGCAAATGAACTTATTAGAGCATTTAAATCAAGTGTAAACTTTAGAGGAATGCAAAAAGGTGATTTTGTAGTTATAAAATATAAACAAAAAATCAGACTTGGAAAATATTTTGGTCAACCTGAAATTGTTGCAGCTATGGTTGAAGTTGCAGGGGATAATAACTTTATATTTAGACATGAAAGAGATGGTCAATATTATGACCTAAATGGTAAAAGCTTAACAAACTTCACATTTAAAACGCCAGTTAGATATAGTAGAATCTCAAGTAGATTCCAAAAAAGAAGATTCCATCCAGTTCTAAAAAGATATAGAGCTCACTTAGGAGTTGATTATGCAGCTCCAAGAGGAAGAAAAATCTATGCAGCAGCAGATGGAAGAATCACTTTTAGAGGTAGAAAAGGTGGTTATGGAAATACAATTATTATCCAACATAAAAATGGTTTAAAAACTCTTTATGCTCACCAGTACAAATTCAAAGGTGGCTTAAGACGTGGAAGTAAAGTAAGAAAAGGTCAACATATTGGATATGTTGGAAGTACGGGATTAAGTTCTGGACCTCACTTACACTTAGGATTATATAGAAATGGTAGAGCCATTGATCCTTTAAAAATTATAAAGGTAACTAAGAGTAAACTAAAAGGTAAAGAAAAAAGAGTATTTAAAGAGTATGCTAAAACTATGTCAAATAGACTTAAAAACCATACTAAAGATTTAAATGTGTTAATTCCAACAAAACTTGAAGACTCACTTTCAAGTTCACCAATTACAATTAGGAATATTTAA